From Heliomicrobium undosum, the proteins below share one genomic window:
- the ilvD gene encoding dihydroxy-acid dehydratase: MRSKAVKCGVEKAPHRSLLRSIGLTAEEMNRPLIGIVNAKNDVVPGHIHLDTIADAVKAGVRLAGGTPLAFPAIAVCDGIAMNHTGMKYSLASRELIADSIEVMTMAHGFDALVFIPNCDKVVPGMLMAAARLNIPSIFVSGGPMLAGRFQGKKVNLNTVFEGVGQYNTGKMTMEELEELEENACPTCGSCSGMFTANSMNCLTEVLGMGLPGNGTIPAVYSARTLLAKQTGMRIMELLANNVRPLDMMTERTFRNAVTVDMALGCSTNTLLHLPAIAYEAGVELNLDMVNEISAKTPHLCKLAPAGEHHIEDLDEAGGIPAVMKSLLDAGLIDGDLPTVTGKTVAENVARSANLRPDVIRPIDNPYSKTGGLAVLRGNLAPDGAVVKKGAVAPEMLVHKGPARVFDSEEQAYEAITAGKIQKGDVVVIRYEGPRGGPGMREMLSPTSTICGMGLDKDVALITDGRFSGATRGAAIGHVSPEAADGGPIAFIREGDIIAIDIPAGKLAVEVDEAELAERRKEWQPPAPKVTSGYMKRYAQNVLSASTGARMR; encoded by the coding sequence CTGCGCAGTAAGGCGGTCAAATGTGGCGTCGAAAAAGCGCCCCACCGTTCGCTCTTGCGGTCCATCGGTCTCACGGCGGAAGAGATGAACCGCCCGCTGATCGGCATCGTCAACGCCAAGAACGATGTGGTCCCCGGCCACATCCACCTGGACACCATCGCCGACGCCGTTAAAGCAGGCGTCCGCCTGGCCGGCGGCACGCCGCTGGCATTTCCGGCCATCGCCGTCTGTGACGGCATCGCCATGAACCACACGGGCATGAAGTACTCCCTGGCCTCACGGGAACTGATCGCCGACTCCATCGAAGTGATGACCATGGCCCACGGCTTCGACGCCCTTGTCTTCATCCCCAACTGTGACAAAGTCGTCCCCGGCATGCTGATGGCGGCGGCCCGCCTGAACATCCCCTCCATCTTCGTCAGCGGCGGCCCCATGCTGGCGGGGCGCTTCCAGGGCAAAAAGGTCAACTTGAACACCGTCTTCGAAGGCGTCGGCCAGTACAATACCGGCAAGATGACGATGGAAGAGTTGGAGGAACTCGAGGAAAACGCCTGCCCCACCTGCGGTTCCTGTTCGGGCATGTTCACGGCCAACTCGATGAACTGTCTCACGGAAGTCCTCGGCATGGGCCTGCCCGGCAACGGCACCATCCCGGCCGTCTACTCGGCCCGCACCCTGCTGGCGAAGCAGACAGGGATGCGGATCATGGAACTGCTGGCCAACAACGTGCGGCCCCTCGACATGATGACCGAGCGGACCTTCCGCAACGCCGTCACCGTCGACATGGCTCTGGGCTGCTCCACCAACACGCTGCTGCACCTGCCCGCCATCGCCTATGAAGCGGGCGTGGAATTGAACCTGGATATGGTCAATGAGATCAGCGCCAAAACGCCCCACCTCTGCAAGCTCGCCCCAGCCGGGGAGCATCATATTGAAGACCTCGACGAAGCAGGCGGCATCCCCGCCGTCATGAAGTCCCTCCTTGATGCGGGGCTCATCGACGGCGACCTGCCCACGGTGACCGGCAAGACCGTCGCCGAAAACGTAGCCCGCAGCGCCAACCTGCGGCCTGACGTCATCCGCCCCATTGACAACCCCTACTCCAAGACCGGTGGCCTCGCCGTCCTGCGGGGCAACCTGGCCCCCGACGGCGCTGTCGTCAAAAAGGGCGCCGTGGCGCCGGAGATGCTCGTCCACAAGGGTCCCGCCCGGGTCTTCGACTCGGAGGAACAGGCCTATGAGGCCATCACCGCCGGCAAGATCCAAAAGGGCGACGTCGTCGTCATCCGCTACGAAGGACCGCGCGGCGGCCCGGGCATGCGGGAGATGCTCTCACCTACGTCGACCATCTGCGGCATGGGCCTTGACAAGGATGTGGCCCTGATCACCGACGGTCGCTTCTCCGGAGCGACACGGGGCGCCGCCATCGGTCACGTCTCGCCGGAAGCGGCAGACGGCGGTCCCATCGCCTTCATCCGCGAAGGCGACATCATCGCTATCGACATTCCCGCCGGCAAGCTGGCGGTGGAAGTCGATGAGGCGGAACTGGCCGAGCGCCGCAAGGAATGGCAGCCGCCGGCGCCGAAAGTCACTTCGGGATACATGAAACGCTACGCCCAGAACGTGCTGTCGGCCTCGACCGGGGCCCGGATGCGCTAA
- the ilvN gene encoding acetolactate synthase small subunit, whose product MRHTLSVLVENKPGILTRVAGLFARRGYNIESLVVGETETPTVSRMTIVVDGDDRIIEQVTKQLHKLIDVIKIQDITDEESVHRELILVKVNTADVAARSEVMQICEIFRATIVDLSRSSVIIQVVGDQKKIQAILTSLRPFGIREFARTGRISMLRGMK is encoded by the coding sequence ATGCGCCATACCCTGTCCGTTTTGGTGGAGAACAAACCGGGGATCCTGACGCGCGTGGCCGGCCTTTTTGCCCGTCGGGGATACAACATCGAAAGCCTCGTCGTCGGGGAGACGGAAACCCCTACCGTTTCCCGCATGACCATCGTCGTCGACGGTGACGACCGGATCATCGAACAGGTCACCAAACAGTTGCACAAGTTGATCGACGTGATCAAGATCCAGGATATCACCGATGAGGAATCGGTCCATCGGGAACTGATCCTCGTCAAGGTTAACACGGCCGACGTGGCCGCCCGCAGCGAGGTCATGCAGATCTGCGAGATCTTCCGGGCCACCATCGTCGACCTGAGCCGCAGTTCCGTGATCATCCAGGTCGTGGGCGATCAGAAGAAAATTCAGGCCATCCTGACGAGCCTGCGTCCCTTCGGCATCCGTGAATTCGCCCGCACCGGGCGGATCTCCATGCTGCGGGGGATGAAGTAA
- the ilvC gene encoding ketol-acid reductoisomerase, with protein sequence MKMYYDADADLSLLEGKTVAVIGYGSQGHAQAQNLKDSGVNVIIGLRPDSNRVKEAQEYGFEVYPVAEAAAKADIIQILIPDERQGKVYRDEIAPYLTEGKALCFSHGFNIHFGQIQPPKNVDVFMVAPKSPGHMVRRMYTMGAGVPTLIAIYQDATGRAKDFALAYAKGTGGTRAGVIETTFQEETETDLFGEQAVLCGGASALVKAGFETLVEAGYAPEMAYFECLHELKLIVDLMYEGGISWMRYSISDTAQWGDMNIGPRIVTEETKKEMKKVLTEIQNGTFAKEWLLENEVNRPKFNALAKADENHEIEVVGKKLRAMMPWLKTAK encoded by the coding sequence ATGAAAATGTACTATGATGCCGACGCCGATCTGTCCCTTCTGGAAGGCAAAACCGTTGCCGTCATCGGCTACGGCAGCCAGGGCCACGCCCAAGCGCAAAACCTGAAGGATTCCGGCGTTAACGTCATCATCGGCCTGCGCCCCGACTCCAACCGCGTCAAAGAAGCCCAAGAATACGGCTTTGAAGTCTATCCCGTCGCCGAAGCGGCCGCCAAGGCGGACATCATCCAGATCCTCATCCCCGACGAAAGACAGGGCAAGGTCTACCGCGACGAGATCGCCCCCTACCTGACCGAAGGCAAAGCCCTCTGCTTCTCCCACGGCTTCAACATCCACTTCGGCCAGATCCAGCCGCCCAAGAACGTGGACGTCTTCATGGTCGCCCCCAAGAGCCCCGGCCACATGGTGCGCCGCATGTACACCATGGGCGCCGGCGTGCCCACCCTGATCGCCATCTACCAGGACGCCACCGGCCGCGCCAAAGACTTCGCCCTCGCCTACGCTAAGGGCACCGGCGGCACCCGTGCCGGCGTCATCGAAACCACCTTCCAGGAAGAGACCGAAACGGACCTCTTCGGCGAACAGGCGGTCCTCTGCGGCGGCGCCTCGGCCCTCGTCAAGGCTGGCTTTGAAACCCTCGTCGAAGCCGGTTACGCCCCCGAGATGGCCTACTTCGAGTGCCTCCACGAACTGAAGCTGATCGTCGACCTGATGTATGAGGGTGGCATCTCTTGGATGCGCTACTCCATCTCCGATACGGCCCAGTGGGGCGACATGAACATCGGGCCCCGCATCGTCACCGAAGAGACGAAGAAGGAAATGAAAAAGGTCCTCACGGAGATCCAAAATGGCACCTTCGCCAAGGAATGGCTCCTCGAAAACGAAGTCAACCGTCCCAAGTTCAACGCCCTGGCCAAAGCCGATGAAAACCACGAGATCGAAGTCGTCGGCAAAAAGCTGCGGGCCATGATGCCCTGGCTGAAAACTGCGAAGTAA
- the ilvB gene encoding biosynthetic-type acetolactate synthase large subunit, with amino-acid sequence MNGAQALLKCLEENGVEVIYGYPGGSVLPIYDALLESPIRHILVRCEQGAAHAANGFARAAGKPGVCLATSGPGATNLVTGIANAYMDSIPMVIITGQVPTSMVGTDAFQEVDITGITMPITKHNYLVKDVAEIPRVVCEAFHIASTGRPGPVLIDIPKDVLSAECSLCGEKPAIDIRGYRPNVKGHPSQIKNAAKLIQEAKRPVIMVGGGIILANASQELTELALSAQIPVMTTLMGIGAFPETHPLSLGMVGMHGTPYANRAVSKADLLIGIGVRFGDRATGNVAKFARDAKIIHIDIDPAEIGKNADIDVPIVGDARLVLQQLNQLKPAPNHAEWLEQVAQLKAQSPLKYPKQTLTAQYVIEKAGDMTRDHAWVATDVGQHQIWTALHYKFVKPGRFITSAGLGTMGYGLPAANGLQTARPDDMVILFTGDGSIQMQMQELGTARQENLPLKIVLFNNNALGMVRQLQHFYCGKRYSGVKLTFNPSFESIAAAYGIRYFPVTRLEEVEETLREAFAHPGMVLVEVITDENDMVYPTVLGGKGLDEIIVCE; translated from the coding sequence TTGAACGGAGCCCAGGCGCTGCTGAAATGCTTGGAAGAAAACGGCGTCGAGGTCATCTACGGCTATCCCGGCGGGTCGGTGCTGCCGATTTATGACGCCCTGCTCGAATCCCCCATCCGGCATATCCTTGTGCGCTGCGAACAAGGGGCTGCCCATGCGGCCAACGGTTTCGCCCGCGCCGCCGGCAAACCGGGGGTATGTCTGGCCACGTCCGGACCGGGGGCAACAAACCTGGTCACGGGGATCGCCAACGCTTACATGGATTCGATCCCCATGGTGATCATCACTGGGCAGGTTCCCACCTCCATGGTCGGCACCGACGCCTTTCAAGAAGTCGATATCACCGGCATCACCATGCCGATCACGAAACACAACTACCTCGTCAAAGACGTGGCGGAAATCCCCCGTGTCGTCTGTGAGGCCTTCCACATCGCCTCCACCGGCCGGCCCGGACCTGTGCTGATCGACATCCCCAAGGATGTCCTTTCCGCTGAGTGCTCCCTCTGCGGTGAGAAACCGGCCATCGACATCCGCGGTTACCGGCCCAATGTCAAAGGCCATCCGTCACAGATCAAAAACGCGGCCAAGTTGATCCAGGAAGCGAAACGGCCTGTGATCATGGTTGGCGGCGGCATCATCCTCGCCAACGCCTCTCAGGAACTGACCGAGTTGGCCCTGTCGGCCCAGATCCCGGTCATGACGACACTGATGGGCATCGGCGCTTTTCCGGAGACTCACCCCCTCTCCCTGGGGATGGTGGGCATGCACGGCACCCCCTATGCCAACCGGGCCGTCAGCAAGGCTGATCTGCTCATTGGCATCGGCGTCCGCTTCGGCGACCGGGCCACCGGCAACGTGGCTAAGTTTGCCCGTGACGCTAAAATCATCCATATCGACATCGACCCTGCGGAGATCGGCAAGAACGCCGACATCGACGTGCCCATCGTCGGCGACGCCCGCCTGGTGCTCCAGCAACTCAACCAGTTGAAACCGGCGCCTAACCATGCCGAGTGGCTGGAACAAGTGGCCCAGTTAAAAGCCCAGAGTCCGCTCAAGTATCCGAAGCAGACCCTGACCGCGCAGTACGTCATTGAAAAAGCCGGCGATATGACGCGCGACCATGCCTGGGTCGCCACCGATGTGGGCCAGCACCAGATCTGGACGGCTTTGCACTATAAGTTCGTCAAGCCGGGGAGATTCATCACTTCGGCCGGCCTCGGCACCATGGGCTACGGTCTGCCGGCCGCCAACGGCCTTCAGACGGCAAGACCTGATGATATGGTGATCCTCTTTACCGGCGACGGCTCCATCCAGATGCAGATGCAAGAGTTGGGCACGGCCCGGCAGGAGAACTTGCCCCTCAAGATCGTCCTCTTCAACAACAACGCCCTGGGGATGGTTCGCCAACTCCAGCACTTCTACTGCGGCAAGCGCTACTCCGGCGTGAAGTTGACCTTCAACCCCTCCTTCGAGTCCATTGCCGCGGCCTACGGCATTCGCTATTTCCCCGTCACCCGGTTGGAAGAAGTCGAGGAGACGCTCCGGGAGGCCTTCGCCCATCCCGGTATGGTACTCGTCGAGGTCATCACCGACGAGAATGACATGGTCTATCCCACCGTTCTGGGCGGCAAAGGGCTCGATGAGATCATTGTCTGCGAGTAA